GTAGGCTTCGGGTGAGCCGAGACCGAAGATGCACGAGACCGACGCAACGACGACGGTGTCGCGTCGCGAGAGGATATTGCTGGTCGCGGCGAGGCGAAGCTGATCGAGATCGTCGTTGCGTGAGGCGTCCTTCTCAATGTAGATGTCGCGCTGGGGGATGTAGGCTTCGGGTTGGTAGTAGTCGTAGTACGACACGAAGTAGTTGACCGAGTTGTCTGGCAGAAACTCGCGGAGTTCCTCGTAGAGCTGGGCAGCGAGTGTCTTGTTGTGGGAGAGGATGAGCGTTGGCTTGTTCAGACGTGCGATGGTGTGCGCCATGGTGAACGTCTTGCCCGTGCCGGTTGCGCCGAGCAGGCACGTGAACTTCTCGCCCGTGCCGAGGCGCTGCGTGAGCGCGTCAATCGCAGCGGGCTGATCACCCGTTGGCTTGAATGGTGCTTTGACCTCGAATGTTGTCGTGTCGGCAGGCACGGTGCATGGTAGGTGGGGGAGTGTTGTGTGAATCAACCGCGGCGCGAGGAACGCGGCCCAAGATTCAGCCCAAGCGTTGGCGCAAGCGGATAGAGGATGTACGCGAGCAGGAACCCGAAGATGCCCGTGTAGAGTGATGCCAGTGCTCTCTGGAACAACTCCGAGAAAGTGTCGAAGTGGATTGGGTCGCCATAGATCCGGTGCATGCTGAAGATTGCAACAACAACGACGTGCATCACGAGTGATGCACACACAGAGAGAAACGCAACGGACAATGGGTTTCTGATGATGAGCATGTCACGCATCGAGATGGCAAGCTGTGCACCCAGTGCCATGCCGAGTGCATAGGGGCCGATCATGACAAATGTGCGTGGCGGCGTGGTGCTCATGGGCATAATGAACGTGAGGTCCATCAGCAGGCCGATGATAAGGCAGGCGATGATGCCAACGCGCGGCTTTGCGCCAAGGCAGATGAACATGCCGAACGGCACAAGGATGCTTGGCGAGAGTCCAGGGCCCGATGCGGGCAGGCGGATCGTGACAACGTCCTTCACACCCAGTTCAAGACCGAGCAGCACCCACACCGCAATGACAAACGCGAGACGGTTCATTCGCCGCCTCCGTTTCCTGATGAGTGCGACGGCATGTCAACGTCGTCGTACGGATCAATGCGCAGGATGACCTCCTGCACAAGATTCAGATCGACGCGAGGCTCGACCGTGATGATCTGTCGCAACGCGGAGTTGGGATCGGACTCGACCTTGATAATTGTGCCGATCTCAAGCATGCGCGAGTGAGCCGGCCATTGGGGGTCAGACAGTCTGACAAGTTCGCCACCGGTTGGCGGTTCCAGATCACCCGGGAGTTCCCACATTTTTCCGCGCAGTGTGCCCGCACCCGTGGGTGTGAGATCGCAGAAGACCGTTGCGCCGTTGTCATAGATGACCGAACCCCGGATGATGCCGGAAGCCTTGTCAGTAATGGGGAGCACCCACGACTGGCGCGGCGATGTCTGCACGACGCGACCAACAAGACGCACACCCCGTTCTGTTGCAACGGACGATTTTTTGACACCAGCGGTCGTGCCGGCGCGAACGCCGAGCAGTTTGCTTGTCAGGTCGCTCGGGCGATGGGTCACTTGCGCCGTAAGCAGTGTCGGCTGGAGTTCGTTGATGCGAACACCCTGCTGGAGATCCTCAACTCGGCGTTCGAGCCGATTGATGTCATCCTTCAACTGTTCAAGGTCGAGCAGTGCCTGATCGCGCTGCTGCTCGAGCGCTGCGCGGGACTCTGGATTGTCGTCGGCCATGACGCGTCGGCGGAGCGGGTTGGTGAGTTTGGTGCCCAGCCACGCTGATGGCGTGACGAGTGCTGCGACGACGTTGTGGATGCCCTGTGTCCATCCCATGAACCTGACTGGGATGAGCGACAGGACCATCAGCACGCTCAGCGCGACGATGATCACTCTGCGTTGTCGCTTTGTCGCGCGGGTTCCGGCCATAACTGCTCGCTACGTCGATTGTTGGGGGCCCAGTGCGTGCGAGCGTACGCCGGGAATCGACAACCACCACCCGCAGACACCACATCGGCTTGCAGCGTGCGCACACATTGGTTGTTTTGTTTGTGAACCGGCAGGATTTCGCGCCTGACCGCTTATTCCTCGTAGCTTTCCAGCGACGGACCCCACGAGTCGAAATGCTCTAGGTAGATGGCGGTTCCTCGTGCGACGCACGTGAGCGGATCGTCGGCGAGCACGCAATCGAGTCCGGTTGCTTCCTGGATGCGTGAGGTGAGACCTCGCAGCAGCCCGCCGCCACCTGCCAAAGTAATCCCGTTCTCAACAAGATCCGCTGCGAGTTCGGGCTCGGCGTGTTCGAGGGTGCGTTTGACTGCATCGGTGATCTGGGTGACCGGTTCTTCGAGGGCTTCGCGCACCTCGCTGCTTGTCACAACGGTCTTTCGCGGAAGGCCGGTAATCATGTCACGACCGCGAACCTCCATCGAGCGTTCTTCCTCGTTTGCTGAAGCGCAACCAATCTCGATCTTGATGCGTTCTGCGGTCTGCTCGCCAATAACGAGGTTGTACGCGCGGCGGAGATGATTCATGATCGCCTCATCCATGTCATCGCCCGCGACACGGATGGATTCGCACGCTGCGATACCAGCAAGCGAGAGAACAGCAACCTCTGTTGTGCCGCCACCGATGTCAACAATCATCGAACCACTGGCGGATGCGATTGGCAGGCCTGCGCCAATTGCAGCTGCGAGCGGCTCGGGGAGTGCAAAGAAGTCCTTGCCGCCAGCGTTTTCAGCTGCTTGTTTCACAGCGCGTTTTTCAACTTCGGTAATGCCTGAAGGAACCGCGATCACAATGCGCGGGCCGAAGATCTTGTTGCCAGTCACTTTTCTGATGAAGTACTGGAGCATTTTCTCAGCGAGTTCGAAGTCGCTAATGACACCGTCTTTGAGTGGGCGCACCGCGGTGATGGTGCCGGGTGTCTTGCCGAGCATCTCCTTGGCAACCCAGCCGACGGCCTGCCCGTTGTTGAGCACCTTGTTGGTGCCCTTGTGGACTGCTACGACACTCGGTTCATTCAGAACAATGCCTTGATCGCGCACGGCGACGAGCGTGTTGCATGTACCGAGGTCGATGCCCATGTCGACAGTCACGATGCGGCGGAACCGATTACGGAGCTTTGATGGAACGAGTTGAGTCATGGAATTGATGTGCTCCGTGAATGAGTCGAACAACGAGGCCCGCCAGCAGGTGTGTTTGCACACCGGTAGGTGATCGGACCATATCCACATAGTATCCGCTTATCAGGCTTGGTCTCGTGAGTTTGGTGGAGCGCAGTTGGCGCGAATTCCACATCTGTCTCGATCAGAGACTGGCGCCACCAAACACAGCACCCGCAGGCTGAAAGCCCGCGGGTGCGTGCTGGTGTCAGCAGTGTGGTATTGGGTGTTCAGTGGTCGCGACGGACGAGGGGAACGAAGTCCTCATCGCAGTCCGCATCCTGATCAGGGGTGATCTCGACGATCTTTGGTTGGATCTCGATTGTGGATGTGCCAAGGTATGCACCGGACCTGATGCCGCTGGATGACTCCAGATCAAGCTTCGCACGGTCTTCGTACCCGAGACGTTCGCGACGATTTGACAGGGCTTCAAGAGCGGCTTCCTGCTTTGCCCGGATGTCTGCCATCTTCGAGTGGAGTTGCTCGATGGAAGCGACCTTGTAACGGCTCTGCTCGTCGATGGTCTTCTCGCGAGCTTCCATCATGTCGATGAGGCGCCCGTTGCGTGCGATGGCATCAATCTGGCTATCAAGCTGCCAGAGCTGGGTCTGGAACTCGGTTCGTTCTGTCTCGAGCTTATCGAGTAGATCGGTCAGGCGTGATTCCTGTTCTGCGAGGAATCCAAGATCGCGATCAAGCTCTGCCGCACGCGTGACGTATGCGTCGCGTGTCTGGCGGATGTGTGTCGCCTTTGCGAGTGCCTGCTCCATGTCCATGCGATCGCCGCCGTGAACGATCTTGACCATGGTGTAGCTCGCCTGCTGCGATATGGTGTCTTCTGCACGCGAGATCAGCTCCGACATGCCTGCAAGATCCTGATCAGCAAGAGCGACGACGCGCTGGCTGATCGCAAGCTCACGTGTCAGCTCGTCCTTCTGGGTGTGCAGTTCTGTCAGATCTGAGCGAACCGCTGCGATGCGCTTGGGATACTCAGACTCGAGTGACTTGAGCTGCTCACGCAGCGCGACAGGATCGCCGACGAAGCGATCAACGGCTGATGACAGGTTATGCTTTGCCTGGTGCAGGATGGCGTGTGTCTTTGCACGCCCAGCAATTGCGACAAATGCAACTGCACCACAAGCACCGATGACTGCTGTCCTGACAACGACTTTTCCAACGCATCCCATGACAATCCTCCTGTTCAATCACGCGCTCAAGTGCGCCAGTGTTGGATTCGTGCTTTCTTCGATGGGCCGAATCAGCGGTGCAACGCTGCACATACGCTGGTCGGTCAGGGTGGTATTGGGGACGTGTCCGGGCGGATTTCAGGTTTTTCAGAAAAAGTTGTACCGGTCGCTGATATTCCGAATCCGGGTCAAACCGGTATCCGGACGCTGAAAGGACCGGATAGCAGGCCAGTCGAGTCGTCAGCCCTGTTTTTGCGTGCGTTTTGGTGTATCTCGACTACCATACAGGTGCTGGTTGCCACGAGCACCGGTAAGGAGAAGCATGCTGAATCCCATGACAACAAGCTTTGTCGATCGGCTTCGTCGCAATGACGAGGCTGCATGGTTTGAGTTGTGGGAGACCTTCGGTCCTGTGCTTCGTGCCCAACTCACAAAGTGGGGGAATGGCAGGATCGGTCGTGAGACCGTGCGAGATCTCTCACAGGAAACCATGGCAGCGCTCTCAAACTCGATCGACAGGTACGATCCGTCCAAGGGTGCTCGTTTTTCGACGTGGCTACTGGCAATTGCCAAGCATGTGCTTGGTGATGAACTCGATAAACGCATGGCCAAGAAGCGTGGTGGAGGTCGGCGTGCTGCCGACTTTGATGAGGCTTGGATGGCATCGTCCAATGTACAGGGAGCCGACGAAAAGTACGAAGCGGCTGTCTTTGGTGCCAAGGTTGAAGCAGCTCTGCGCCTGGTTGAGAAACAGGCCGACTTTATGGACTTTGCGATCTATCGGATGCGTGTACTGGACGGCACGAGTGGGAAGGATGTCGCAGCCAATACCGGGATGTCCGAGCCGACGGTATCGCGCCGGCTTGCCAAGGTCCGTGAAATGGTCCGGGCCCAACTCGCTGAGGTGATTGAGACGTACAGCTTTACCCCGGAGGAGCGTGCCGAGGCTCAGCGAAATGGAATCTCGCTTCTGCCCAATAGGGAGGGTGGAAGCCCGGACGACGCACTGTTCGATGAGGCCATTGCGGAAATGTACCACAAGCACATGGCGATTCGGCATGAGGACCAAAGGGCGTGGACAGACGGACAAGCCAGCAGCAGTTCGGTGTAAGCAAAGTAAAAAGCAACGAACGCTCAGCTTGGCAGGGGACACAACGAACAACGACCACGACCGGATCGTGTGACGTGTTCGGGTTTGGTCCCGATGGAGCGAAACAATGACTGGCTTGCTCTTTGGTATCGTCGGCGTGTTCGGTGCGGTCGTTGTGATCTTTGTTGCGATCTACCTTGCCGCGACACTGATGGGATTCATCTTCGGACTGATCGGCCATGTGTTTGGCATCATTGGTGCCATGATTGCGGATACTTGCCGCGTCATTGGTTCCAGTGTTGTTGTGCTGTGCCTTGTGCCAATGACGGTTGGCTCGATCATCTTCGGACGATGGAGCGCATCATCGCACTTCGGCCGGGCGATTCAGCACGAGGTCATGTCGATGGGCAAGGGGTTGTACCGTGTTGCTATTGGACACCCCGTTCGGCTCTTTGGTGTGCGTTCACTCACCGAAGGACTTGAGCAGCGTTTGCCCGAGATCGTTGCGAAGACACCCGGTGCGGACAAGCCATCACGCAAAACCGGACAGTTTGACGGGTACACAATCACTGCTTCACTTCCGGGTGGTGGTTCTGGTGGAAAGCTGTATATTGCTAAACCTGACACGCTGAAGCTCGCAGCCTTTGAACGTCAGAATGTCCGTGACGTTGATCAGGTGGTGATCAAGAGCTTCTCGCTGAAAGATGGCTCTTCGCTCCCGCAGATCGTCCGCGAAGGTCGAGCGCTCGATGCAGCAAAGCGTCTTGGTCTTGTGCTTGAGCATGAGATGACGGACGAGCGTTTCCATTATGTCATGCGCTATGTGCCGGGCGATTCGCTCAGTGTGATCGGTCAGCGGATGCACTCCTTTGCTGGGAATCGTGGTCTGAACGACGAGCAGCTGCGCGAGTGTCTCGGGTATGGTCTTGATCTTCTCAGCACGTTGCGCCTGTACCATTCTGGTGGTTTGTGGCACAAGGACGTCAAGCCCGACAACGTGATTGTCGACGGGAAGAGCGCGCATCTTGTGGACTTCGGACTCGTGACACCGCTGCATTCTGCGATGACATTAACGACGCACGGCACCGAGTACTTCCGCGATCCCGAGTTGGTGCGCATGGCGCTCAAGGGTGTCAAGGTATCTGAGGTTGATGGTACAAAGTTTGATATCTACGGCGTTGGCGCAGTGCTCTACCAGTTGGTTGAGAACTCATTCCCCGCGCACGGTGGTCTCAGCCAGATCTCGCAGCGCTGCCCGGAGGCTCTCAAGTGGGTCATTCGTCGCGCCATGACGGATTACGACAAGCGGTACACCCATGTTGATCAAATGTACGCCGATCTTCGGGCGATTCGTTCTGCTGAAAATCCGTTCGCAATGAAGCTTGTGGCACTGCCGAGCATGCAGGGTGGCGAGCCGGTTTCGATACCGCCCGATGATGGCGCAGTCCCCGAAGTTGCGCATGTCGAGATTCCTGCTGCGATGGAGCACGCGGCCCATGTTTCGGCTGCTGCACAACGTGGCTCACCCATCCCACCGAAGCGCGATGTTCCGGGCAACCCAAAGAGACCGGTCGGGCGCATCAAGGACCGTATCCACGTCACGAACTGGTGGAAGGGTTCCTATGTTGTGGCTGGAAATGCTGATTCGCGATCACCGAGTAAGGGAAGTGCACATCCAAGGCGCCCACACACTTATGGGCATCCGCTCGGTTTGTCAGCTGCTGATCAGATCAAGTCCGCACGCAAGCGAGCAGCGGAAACGCGTCAGCGAGCGCACGCCCGGAGAGCCGACCGTGGTCGTGCCAAGGCAAATGTGATGTTTGCAACGATGCGCGAAGCGAGGGCAAATCACCGCCAGCAATATGATCGTGGTTCGTCGAAGGGTGGGATTGCAATTGCGCTGATCCTGTTCTTTGGTGTTTGTGCTGCAGCTGTTGGCGGCGCGTTTATGCTGCTTTCAGGGAAGCAGGTTTCGATTGCGTTTGAGCATCCCTTTGATGGGACTGGTTCGTTCATTCAGTTTACCGATGATAACGAAGCTGTAGTGACACTTACTGTACCACACGAAGCTACGGAAACCGTTCATGTATCGGATGCACCGATGTTTCCAACGATTGGCCCATTCTTCCAGGAAACAGCGGGTCGACTTCTTGTGACGTGGGATGATCGTGCGAGTTGGCCGATCGGTGTGATGTCGATGATTGATGGAGCGCTGGATCGTCTTGGCGGTCTGGGGTATGAGATTGTCGGGCGTGGAAGCGACGAGCACACGACGGATGTTCTTGGGCAGCTGCGCCACGCTGTAGGCACGCGTACATGGGGTTCATCAAGTGCGCGCGAAGCCATTAATGACTGGCTGCTTGAGCACGACGAGTACGATGCGGTCATCTGGTTTGATCGTGGCGAAGGACATGAGTTCTCGCCTCGTGTGTGGACTGTTGCAAATGATGAGATGGACAACGATGCCTTCGAGCACATGATGATCGAAGCGTTTGGATCGTAATCTACGCCATCTCTTCTTCAGCCAAACAGAGGTATCTGCTGCGGCATTTCTGATGACTTCGATTTGGTTGCACCCGAAGACACAATGTCAATCCAGGGTGTCTGCTCAAACTGGCTTGTAATGACAATGTTGTGCGGTGGATTGTCTCTGCTGTGTACCTCGCGAGCACGATCTGGTGTGTTGCATTCACGGGAAAGATGAAGCAGGACGGCGGTCGATTTCGGCTTGATGCTGTTCATCGCTTCGCTCGACTGTTCATTTGAGAGATGCCCGGATCCTCCCATGATGCGGTCCTTCAAAAATACCGGGCGTCCCGATGCGCGTTGCATGATGGGGCAGTAGTTTGATTCGAGTGCCATCACATCGACAGCGTAGTTGATATCGACGATGCTGTCGGGCACGCGCCCGAGATCGGTTGCAAACCCGAGTGATGCTTGCCCTGTTCTTGAGCCAGTGAAGTCGAATCGAAATGAGGCAACACCTAGATCGTCATGGGAAGCAAGGACAGCTCGCATTGTCATGTCCGGGAACACGTCGAGACGCTCATCATCACGCGCACTGAACGGTGTGATCGCACGCTTGAGCATTCTGCGGGAGGCTGCGGATCGGGCGTGTGATTTATGCATGTAAATCCGACACCCGGACGGGAGCGCCCGCTGCCACGAAAGTCTGAAGTGGTCGCTGTCGAGATGCGTAACGAAAGCTGCACGGATCTGCGATGGTTTGATACCCATTGCTGCCATGTGCGGCAAGGCGGTCCGGGGTGCGATGCCAAGATCAAGAAGGCAGTAGTCCGCGTGTTCACCTCGACCGATCTGCAGAACCGACAGATTTCCACCCGAACCACTTGCCAGCACACAGAGCCGTGCGGGAACATGCGTGCTCGGATTAGTGCTGCTTTGAGAATTCACTCGTCATAGGCCTCTGTTGCATGGATGCGTGCAGCACGTTCAACATCGGCAGGATTCATGTGTGTTGCAATCGTGCGTTTCGACGTTTTTAGGAACTGAATCCATTCATCAAGCGGCGGGCAGTTGGCGCTTCGCGTACTGAGGATGTCGATAATCTCACCCATGCTGAGGTGCTCGCGGAATGTATCCGAGTATGCCTTGCGGAGCATGGAGATGTGCTCACGATCGAACCCGCTGCGGCGGAGTCCCACAAGATTCAGCCCTGAAATGGTGCTTCGTCCCCATGCAATGCAGAACGGCGGGACGTCGGCAACGGTGACCGAGCCTCCACTGACCATCGCCATGCGCCCAACCCTGCAGAACTGGTGGACAGCAACACCGCCCGACAGGATTGCCTTTTCTGCAATGTGTACGTGTCCTGCAATCATCGTGTTGTTCGTCAGAATAGCGTTGTTATCGATGCGTGAGTCGTGCCCCACGTGAGCGTTCACCATCATGAACACACGATCACCGATGTGTGTGGGTGTGTCGGGATTGGTGGCGGCATGGACCGTTGCGTTCTCACGGAGCACGGTGTGGTTTCCGATCTGCACCCCGGCTGAAACAGACTCGGGTGTGAACTTGAAGTCCTGTGGTGGAAACCCGAGAGTGCATCCGGGGTAGATTGTGCAGTGTTCACCAATCGTGGCAGGACCCCGCATGCTGACGCGTTCGAGCACCGTTGTGCCAGCCCCAATACGGATTGGCCCCTGAAGAATCGAGAACGGGCCAACGGAAACATCGTCTGCAAGTGTGCATGCTGGATCGACAATCGCTGTTGGATGGACATTCGGCATGGGGCGATGGTAGTCGAATTCGAGTGCCGGATGCCAGTCCATACGGGCAACGAAAAACGGGCCGGACAAGCCGTGGTTTGTGGGATAGCATGGCACATGACTACAGGTCGACAGTTTTCACCCGGTGCCCGGCTTCGCTCATTGATGGATGCTGGTTGCGTGATGGCGCCTGGCGCGTTCAATGGGCTTGCTGGACGGGTTATCGCACAGATCGGGTTCGATGCGTGTTATGTGTCTGGTGCAGCCACGAGTGTCTGTGCAGGCGTACCCGATGTGGGCATCCTGACACTCGATCATTTCTCTCGCATTGTGCGTGAGGTTGCCGACGGTTCGGGATTGCCAGTGCTCGCTGATGCCGATACCGGGTTTGGTGAAGAGGAAATGGTTCGCAGGACTGTGGTCGAATACGCGCGTGCTGGTGCTGCGGGATTGCACATCGAGGACCAGGTGTTTCCAAAGCGTTGCGGGCATCTTGATGGGAAGACGCTCATGACACCTGAGCAAGCGTGTTCTCGTATTCAATGGGCTGCGAAAGCCGCTCGCGAATATGGCGACGGATCATTCATTGTGTGTGCGCGAACAGACGCTCGCGGTGTTGACGGGTTTGACGCAGCGGTTGATCGCGCGAAGCGGTATGTTGATGCAGGTGCTTCAATGATCTTCCCCGAGGGGCTTGCGACCGAGGAGGAGTTTTTGAAGTTTGTGCAAGCGCTGCGACCGGGTGACAATGGTCCTTACATGCTCGCAAACATGACCGAGTTTGGCAAGACACCCATCATCCCACACGAGCAGTTTGCAGCGATGGGATACTCGATTGTGATCTATCCTGTAACGACGCTTCGTCTTGCGATGGGTGCGGTCATGCGTGGGCTGAAGTCATTGAAAGACACAGGCTCGGTTGCTGATGTGCTGGACCAGATGCAGACACGCAAAGAACTTTACGAGGCGATCGGCTATACCCCCGGTGAGCCGTGGGAGTTTCCGATCGGTCAGTGATCTCCAGACACACTTTACAAATGATAAACGGGCCCACGTTCGGATCAGAACGTGAGCCCGCGGATTCGGAATCTGAAACTTGTCAGGCGCTAGCCTTAGCCGAGCAGCTGCAGTGCGGACTGCGGCGACTGGTTGGCCAGTGAGAGAATGTTCGTCGCCGAGGAAACCAGGATCTGGCTTCTGGTGAGCGATGCCGTCTCTGACGCGAAGTCTGCGTCGCGGATGGCGCTCTCTGCTGCCTGTGTGTTCTCAGAGGTGATGCTCAAGCTACGCATAGTTGCACCGAGTGTGTTCTTCTGGAACGCACCGATACGGCCGCGGAGGCTTGAGACACGGTCGATCGCCGCGCTGACGATCTTCTGTGCGTCGCCGAGGTTGTTGCCATCGACGAGGTTGAACGACTTGCCTGAGGCGAGGTCGTCGAGGTTGCCGATGTCGGAGTCACCGAGCTTGCGGGACGAGACGTCGCCGAAGCCGAGCGAAACCTTGCCAGCGATGCTGACCTTGCCATCGAGTTGGAAGTCTGCACCGCCGCCTGTGATGGCGAACGCACGTGAGCCCAGAGCACCGGTTGTCTGCGACGCTGTTGCGCTGAGTGTCATGGAGACATTCAGGAAGTCAGAGTTCACAGAGATGGTGCGGCCGTTGGATGTTGCTGCCAGACCGTTGATGGTTGCAGTGATGTTCTGGCCAGCGTCCTTCACCGCGTTGTTCGCTGATGCGTACGTGACCTTGCTGGCTGCGACAGCAATGTTTGTATTATTGCTGCTCATGGTGAAGATGCCACCTGTGGAACCGATGCCACCGTCGTCAACAACCTTGACAGAGACGAACTCGTTTGAGCCGTACTCTTCGCTGACGAGCTTGATACCTGTGCCTGAGACGGTTGCCTTGACACCCGTCACGTCTGTGAAGGTGTTGACTGCTGCAGCAACGTCAGCCAGTGATGTGCCTGAACTGAATGAGAACTCACGTGAGCCCTGTGAGCCAGCAACTTCGATGACAAATGTGCTGCCGGTGCCGAGGTCCAGGTTCGCTGAACCGTTGGACAGGAACATCGCTCCCTGCTGCGCGGATGCACCGATAATAACATCAACATCAAGGGATGCACCTTCGAACTTCGCACCCTTGATCTGGTAGTCGGTCACGCCACCGTTGACGCTCGATGCCGAGTAATCAAGATTGCCGTTCAGCAGCTTGGTGCCCTGGAAGCTGGTGGAACCAGCGATACGGTCGATGGTCTGCAGGATGGAGTCAACCTGGAGCTGATTTGCTTCCTTTTCTGCCTGCGAGAGACCAGCCTTGTTACCAGCTGCTGTCAACAGCCCCTGCATTTCTGTGAGCAGGTTGGAGATTTCCTGCAGACCGCCTTCTGCAATATTCATGACCTGGTCCGCACGCTCAGCGTTGGACACAGCCTGGTTGATCGAACGGATATCTGCACGCAGATTTTCCGAAGCGATCAGACCCGCAGGATCATCCTTACCGCGGTTGATGCGGAGACCTGTGCTCAGACGCTCGAGCGACTTGTTCAGGCCCGTGGTGTTCTGGCCGAGCACGCGCTGCGCGATCAGCGACTGGACATTTGTATTGATACGACTCATTGTTTCAGACTCCTCCGTGATGACCGTGCCCACGTGCGTGTGAGCGTGTGTCCCGAAGCCCTGCTGGGCTTGCTGCAACCATGCAGCTGTGATCCCTGCCCCAGAGGGCGGACGTTGACCCAAGTGCAATCCGTTGCACTCGCTGTCCGACCGAATCGGGCTTTACCAGAGGGAAAAGCAGCGAGGCATTAGGAAAACCTGCGCACTGGGTCCGTCTGTGACGTCTGTGACGGCAGCATGGCTCTGCGTGAAAAAAATTATGTATGGACCTGTTGATATTGGCCCTGCTCAACTGCTGCTCGTAAGTCCTTTGTCGCCATGAGCAGGGGAAGCTGTTGGGATCCGTCGCGGTGCCTGAATCCTGCTACGATGGTTCCACGCTGGGTTTTCAGGCTTGCGTTTGTCGTCCGGTAATCTTGCTCTGCTGCAAGTGGAATGTGTTGCGGCTGAGCTTGGTTTGAGTATCGATGTAGTCGACGCCTGTTCGGCCAGCTTCATTCGGGTTGATGGAGGAATGTCATGCGTGTGCGGATCTCAAAGCTTGTCAACTTC
Above is a genomic segment from Phycisphaeraceae bacterium containing:
- a CDS encoding rod shape-determining protein translates to MTQLVPSKLRNRFRRIVTVDMGIDLGTCNTLVAVRDQGIVLNEPSVVAVHKGTNKVLNNGQAVGWVAKEMLGKTPGTITAVRPLKDGVISDFELAEKMLQYFIRKVTGNKIFGPRIVIAVPSGITEVEKRAVKQAAENAGGKDFFALPEPLAAAIGAGLPIASASGSMIVDIGGGTTEVAVLSLAGIAACESIRVAGDDMDEAIMNHLRRAYNLVIGEQTAERIKIEIGCASANEEERSMEVRGRDMITGLPRKTVVTSSEVREALEEPVTQITDAVKRTLEHAEPELAADLVENGITLAGGGGLLRGLTSRIQEATGLDCVLADDPLTCVARGTAIYLEHFDSWGPSLESYEE
- a CDS encoding sigma-70 family RNA polymerase sigma factor, with the protein product MLNPMTTSFVDRLRRNDEAAWFELWETFGPVLRAQLTKWGNGRIGRETVRDLSQETMAALSNSIDRYDPSKGARFSTWLLAIAKHVLGDELDKRMAKKRGGGRRAADFDEAWMASSNVQGADEKYEAAVFGAKVEAALRLVEKQADFMDFAIYRMRVLDGTSGKDVAANTGMSEPTVSRRLAKVREMVRAQLAEVIETYSFTPEERAEAQRNGISLLPNREGGSPDDALFDEAIAEMYHKHMAIRHEDQRAWTDGQASSSSV
- the lpxA gene encoding acyl-ACP--UDP-N-acetylglucosamine O-acyltransferase yields the protein MPNVHPTAIVDPACTLADDVSVGPFSILQGPIRIGAGTTVLERVSMRGPATIGEHCTIYPGCTLGFPPQDFKFTPESVSAGVQIGNHTVLRENATVHAATNPDTPTHIGDRVFMMVNAHVGHDSRIDNNAILTNNTMIAGHVHIAEKAILSGGVAVHQFCRVGRMAMVSGGSVTVADVPPFCIAWGRSTISGLNLVGLRRSGFDREHISMLRKAYSDTFREHLSMGEIIDILSTRSANCPPLDEWIQFLKTSKRTIATHMNPADVERAARIHATEAYDE
- a CDS encoding isocitrate lyase/phosphoenolpyruvate mutase family protein, which codes for MTTGRQFSPGARLRSLMDAGCVMAPGAFNGLAGRVIAQIGFDACYVSGAATSVCAGVPDVGILTLDHFSRIVREVADGSGLPVLADADTGFGEEEMVRRTVVEYARAGAAGLHIEDQVFPKRCGHLDGKTLMTPEQACSRIQWAAKAAREYGDGSFIVCARTDARGVDGFDAAVDRAKRYVDAGASMIFPEGLATEEEFLKFVQALRPGDNGPYMLANMTEFGKTPIIPHEQFAAMGYSIVIYPVTTLRLAMGAVMRGLKSLKDTGSVADVLDQMQTRKELYEAIGYTPGEPWEFPIGQ
- a CDS encoding flagellin, translating into MSRINTNVQSLIAQRVLGQNTTGLNKSLERLSTGLRINRGKDDPAGLIASENLRADIRSINQAVSNAERADQVMNIAEGGLQEISNLLTEMQGLLTAAGNKAGLSQAEKEANQLQVDSILQTIDRIAGSTSFQGTKLLNGNLDYSASSVNGGVTDYQIKGAKFEGASLDVDVIIGASAQQGAMFLSNGSANLDLGTGSTFVIEVAGSQGSREFSFSSGTSLADVAAAVNTFTDVTGVKATVSGTGIKLVSEEYGSNEFVSVKVVDDGGIGSTGGIFTMSSNNTNIAVAASKVTYASANNAVKDAGQNITATINGLAATSNGRTISVNSDFLNVSMTLSATASQTTGALGSRAFAITGGGADFQLDGKVSIAGKVSLGFGDVSSRKLGDSDIGNLDDLASGKSFNLVDGNNLGDAQKIVSAAIDRVSSLRGRIGAFQKNTLGATMRSLSITSENTQAAESAIRDADFASETASLTRSQILVSSATNILSLANQSPQSALQLLG